The window CGCGTCATCGATTTCTCGTCCTTCCCAAGCAAATGGCCGGGTCTCGCTACAGGCGTCCTCGCAATGAACCGGCAACAGTTGACGGGCGAATAATGCGCCTAAACATTAACCGCTTGCTATTCCGGAATTGGGATGCCCGCACGAACCACGCGGATCTGGTGGTCGGTAAATTTCACCGGGATGTCCTCAACCTTGTATTGCGGCATATGGCAGGTGACGCAATTCTTCTTGCTCGTCGGGCAGGCCGCTCCGGGATGATCCGTGGTAATTTTTCCTTCCGTGACGTGACAAGCGAGGCAGCGCTCGTCATAAGAAGCTGCTTCGGTAACTAGCGGATGATGGGGATCGTGGCATGCAACGCAGGTAATTCGGGCATCGCCTTTGCCCCAGCAACGACTGTTTTCCAGACGGTACGGTTGGAAGCGCAGAGACTTCGGGCCCGGTGATTCGTTCAGAGTCACGTCCCACCACGTACGGTGGCAGGAGCCGCAGTAGTCCACAGATTCGACGGGATTCAGATGATCGGGGTTCATGATCAGGCCCGCGATTTGCTCGATCAACCCTTCCTTGGCCGCGGCGACGTGCTTCGCGCCGGGACCATGGCATGCCTCGCAAGTCACGCCCGGGATCGCGCGCTGAGCATCGACGCGACCATCGACCACGCCGGCGGTGGTATGGCAGTCGAAGCAACCCCGCACCTCTGTGGGAGTCAGAGGGCGTCCAATGGCTTTCTCCAACGACGACGGCGCAGTATGGGGCTGGTCGACGGTGAAAGTAAATTCCTTCGTGTCCGGATAATAAGTAATCGGCACTAGGAACGTCCGCGACCCATAGTCAAAGAACCAGCTCTGTCCCATGCGAATTCCAAACGCCCAGCCCAGAGGGCCGGAGATCGAGCGATTGGCGTCCGCGATGGAATACGTCTGCGCCTTTCCGCCGCGAGTTATGTCATAGGTATAGGGCCCAAGCTGAAAATGTAGGGGGTTCGCGCGCAGGATT is drawn from Terriglobales bacterium and contains these coding sequences:
- a CDS encoding multiheme c-type cytochrome, whose protein sequence is MAEQLSTRERLQKPGWWPTKGTSRREEYVGSAVCAQCHSGIAATQRQTAMARAASPAIDSEILRANPLHFQLGPYTYDITRGGKAQTYSIADANRSISGPLGWAFGIRMGQSWFFDYGSRTFLVPITYYPDTKEFTFTVDQPHTAPSSLEKAIGRPLTPTEVRGCFDCHTTAGVVDGRVDAQRAIPGVTCEACHGPGAKHVAAAKEGLIEQIAGLIMNPDHLNPVESVDYCGSCHRTWWDVTLNESPGPKSLRFQPYRLENSRCWGKGDARITCVACHDPHHPLVTEAASYDERCLACHVTEGKITTDHPGAACPTSKKNCVTCHMPQYKVEDIPVKFTDHQIRVVRAGIPIPE